The Arachis ipaensis cultivar K30076 chromosome B07, Araip1.1, whole genome shotgun sequence genomic interval aaattatattattattttatatttcacttatttaatttattcttttaattttataaagaaTCTCAATTTTCACTTATATTTGTCAAGAATAGGACACCAAATTGTTTTTGTATTCatcatataaaataaatttaagccGTTGTTACTTTTTGTAAATCGAAAATAGTATTCTAAATCTAACCCATTTGACAAATTCAAAATTGGGAATGCTAggggaacaatgaaaattttgaacaacataaataactaccaatcaaatgaaaatacattatactctaatttaatgctactaattaaatttactcttttaaccctattaattcacattgtttacacattgttcaaaaatcttgttggttacctatacttttccattcAAAATTTATAGAATGATCCTATGCTATACATCCAATTAAGTTTAGcttcgattttttttttaatttaaaaattttgatatgatTGAGATCTGAAAGAATGAGTAGTCAAATATATTTGTAAGCTATATATAACTGAAGAAAGCTATGACAaatcattttaaataaaaacaaaagcaaatTAAACAGATCAATGATTAGGTTTTCTTATCTCTAATTCacaagaagttgaaataatagaTGATGACTCATgtagaatttatttattaatagaaatagcatattttattcaaaaaacaGAGTAGTTCACATCATtacaggaaaaaaaaaaaagaagaagaaaaacacaaGAAGCTAACACAGTCTCACACAATTTGCATGAACTCTGATCTGCTGTGCATGTTTTGTTAAGTATAGCCACAAATAAGTCTGGCAAGCCACAAGGGTTTCGCTGTCTTTATAAACAACCTTCCAAGGAACATCCCAAACACCACTCCACATCCATATCCCACTACTACTTGCTTCCACCCAAATAATGATTCTTTTGCCTCGGGAAACACTGAAGGTGGTTGTTCTTCATCATTGCTGCATGACTTTGACAAAGGGAATCCACAAAGCATTGGGTTTCCTCTGTAGGAATCATTTTGGAATGTATTGAACTGTTTTCCTGTTGGTATCACTCCCTCCAACTGGTTTTCCGAAAGGTTCAAGACAGATAGAAAATTCAAATTTGTCAAAGACATAGGTATTTCACCTTTCAGTTGGTTGCATGAGAGGTCTAACCATTCTAAACTCGTCAAATTACCTAAAGTTTTTGGAATGTTACCACTGATTTTATTGTGAGAAAGGTTAAGCCCTCTGAGAAAATTCAATTCTCCAAGAATTTGTGGAATTTTTCCTTCAAACAAGTTATTTGACAAATCTATGGTTGTGAAAATAGTTAATATCCTTTTCATTTCTCTCACTTGACCTTTCATAATGATCACAACAGAGTCATTATATCGTATATTATCATGGTTGCTCATATACTCCAACCCATCAGCTTGAGTATTATCATTCAGAGTCATCATTCCTTGAAACTCTTCAAAGTATTGCATTGGCAAAGGACCACTAAACTTGTTATTAGACACATCAAAAATTCTCAACTTTGGAAATGGGTGCTTCCTACTCAAACAAGTGATGGTACCATGAAATTTGTTATTTCGTAAACTGAGTACCTGTAATTCCTGAAGAGCTTCTAGCCTACTGGGAAATACATCTTCTATGTTATTGTCACTCAGGTCTAGAACTTCCAGTTTTGTGCAATTTGCCAACGATTGTGGTATTGGTCCCTCTAATTGGTTGCCATTCAACTTTATCGTCTCAAAAGCATTATTCTTGGAGAAGTTTCCAGGTATGCTTCCATGAAAGTTGTTGATTTGCAAATCCAAAACCTGAAGCAAAGGAAAGGATCCCAAACATTGTGGAATATTGCCAGTCAAATTGTTGTGAGACAGGATTAGCGCATTGAGGGAGCTTGCATTGCATATTGTTGAAGAAATGCCTCCTGTGAAGTTGTTGTTTGAAACTGCAAAGTAATTGATGCCATTTGGTGGAATTGGAAGATCTCCTTGCAGCTGGTTGAAACTGAGGTCAATAAAGAACATGCTTGTCCATGTGTGCAAGAGATTATCACTAAACCAATTGGGAATCTTTCCATGGATTTTATTGTTAGAAAGATCTAAACTTCCTAGATTTTGTAGTCTAAGTAGGAATGAAGGAAAAACAGTAACACTACAAGAAGAGAAAGTTAAATATTCAAGTTGCGGTAAGACGTAGTCCACCCTACTATTACTATCAACAGAGAGAAATTTATTGTTAGAAAGATCAAGAAAATTTAATTTTTCCAactttgaaaaataagaaaagtccAAAAGACCACTCAAGTAATTAGATGACACATCCAAACGAGTGAGGTTTTTTAGAAATTCAAAGATCGAATTTGGAAAATCACCTTGAAATTTGTTATTAGAGAGAACTAAATTTTCCAATGAATAAGTGGAGAATTTGCTAATTGGCCCTGTGAGCTGGTTCATGCTAAGATCTAGGTATTTCAATGAAGACAAAGAATAGCACCAGTCTGGAATTGTCCCATTTATAGAGTTATTACCCAAATCTAGTGTTTCTAGTTTTGGAAGTGTGGCATTTTTGCTTGGAATTGGGCCGATTAATTGATTAGAAGACAGACGTAAGTAAGAAAGTTGAGTTAGATCAAATAATGATGGTGGCAGCTGacctcctagtttattatatgaCAAATCTAAAACAGAAAGTTGGGTTAGACGAAACAATGATGGCGGTACTTGACCTCCTAGACTGTTAGAAGAAAGTTGCAAGGTATCTAATTTAGTGAAGTTGTCGAACACATCTGGGATGTGACATCTGAACGTATTACCACTAAGATCTAAGTCGGTGAGATGTTTGAGGTTTGAAAGCAAAGATGGAATCTCACCATGAAGTCTATTTCCTGAAAGACACAAAGACACAGGAATTAATCCATCAAATTGGCAATGCCATAGCCTTAGTTGGTTAAGAGACTTCAAATGGGAAATGGAATCAGGTATTTCTTCCGAGAAAGCTGTCCAAGAGAGGTCCAAGATCCTGAGAGGAGTGCTCCAATTGGACTTTGGAAGTTCACCTTTCAGCTCATGATTGCCATACAAACTTAGTTTTTCAAGATTAGTTAAACCAAATATACGAGTTGGAAATTTTCCATGCAATCCAGTGTCATCAAGACTCAGAATCAACAAAGAGGATGACAAATTCATCAGCAAAGACAATGAAGTTTCTCTGATAGAAGACATGTCTACCTCATCTAGAACTAGCTCTTTCAAGTTAGTGGTGTTACCAATGAGTCTGCTCCATGTGGATTCATCAAGTGTCAGTTCATGATCATACGACGAGAGATCAAGTGAGAGTAATTTAGACAAGTGTGAGATTGTGGACGGAATATGACCTACAAATGATGAGTATGATAGATTGAGATGGGTGAGACTCACAAGATTACCAATTCCAGGATATATTGGAGAGTTGGAGAAGTGATTGAAGGCAAGGTTGAGTTGTTGAAGATGGGTGAGATGGAAGAGTGTGCTGTTGGGATGAAACTCGCCTTCAAGCATGCTGCAACTCAGATCAAGCCCAATCACGTGACCTGATGTGGTGTCGCACGTGACACCATCCCACTCGCAACAATCCGTACCATTGCTCCATGACGCTGTCTTGTTGCGGTTGGAATAAGAAGAGGAGCACGCCCAATAATTGTACGATGAAGGTTTGATGGCAAATGAGTTCTTGAATTGGAGCAAGTTTGAGTTGTCATGGTGGTTGCATAGGGGCAACACCGATGAGCAAGCGGAAGATGGagtatgaagaagaagaagaagaagcaacaagAGAGTAAAACACCTCATCATTATGCTGtcacaataataataatgtttagaATTTTAATGTATAATGTGTGTGGTGCATGGCATCCAAAGCAAGTGATGAATGCAAATATATATAGGTCATCCCGTGCGTGGAATATGCTCCAAACTCTGTTAATAGTGTGCTCTGTGCTACTATTTTTTCCACAACCTCATTGCATTATTGCATTATTGCATCTATTAATTAAAGGAAGTAATACGTCAACTTTATTGCTGTCATAATCGGCATTATTAGATACTTTTTTCCTATATATATGGGCAATGCTACGTAACCAAAATATTATAGATAATAAATAAAGGTATATGATTAATAGTATTTGCGTTGATAAGAGAGTGTGAATCACTCTCCTAATTTAATTGACGTAATTAATTTCTTTCTATCATTAATTATCTTTCCTTATTTAATTATACAAAAAGTTAATTCCAAATTTAATGTGAATCAAATTGCAAAAATTTCTCCTTCATTATTATTACATGTATTTataattgtataatttttttcttccaaataaaaatttcaaattcttatatttttaattaaaaaaaactcaAATCACCTCAatacattttataaaaaataaaatattttaaatttaatcaatttttatttattgaaaattaaaaatatctaaaattattggTTCATGAcctgcaaaataaaataataaataataataaattagcaccaatttattgattatggatattatatatataaaattataaatattatactTATAAAAATATGGatgttaaattagagaatttaacaACTTTTAGTATACAACTCATATTTTACATATAggctattataaaataaaaaaaaattaaaattaaaaaataaaatttaaaaaataattattaactcgtcgtattaaaatcaataaataagtatACATATgaatagtaaataaaaaatattaaaattatgacCCTTTGGTGTACATGTAAGATAATTTGAAATATATAACAAGACACAtagtttaaaatttggtaatattaattgtaaaaatttgttaattataaatattatatgtatgaaattatgaatgttatgagtatgaaattatggatgttattaatataaaattttggATGTTATGTGTATCTTActtaattatggatgttatgtgtatgaacttgtggatgttatgaataaatttgtcaattgaataaattaatttaggtatttgacatttttttttcaaatctaatTATAGTAAAATTTAGAAATATATGTGAATTAAAATAAATCATTTTCACTTTGAAAAAcatgaaataaatttttaaattatcaaagacggtgatttaaaaaattatacgTTGATTTAAATGTATAAtgtcttcaaaaataaaatattaaaatattttgaatCATGATTTATTagtatatatgtaaaataatttgaactacataataaaatataattattattaatctttattatatttttatatataaaaatcaaattataaaaaagaatattaagtattgattacaATAGTGCCTAATAAAAAGGAtatgattttctaattaatatcattaattaGCAGATTTGATAAGAACGGTGATAAGTAGAATAAACGGTGATAAGTAAAATGATAAGAGAGTgaagtaaaaaataaaactgttattaaatgatataaatgaagtaaaataTAGAAAGTTTTGGCTGATTATGGCTGAAAAATTTTGGTTACCAAACtttttcctatatatatatagcacTCAATGCAAGTTGAATTTAATAAGATTGTTGTTAAATACTTATATAACTCCATAATAAAAATGGATTTCTAAACAAAATTTCCCTTCTTCCTCAATGTTCAATATAATATTTTCTATCTTAATTATATATGCCTCTGTATATAACTTAAgcttcaataaaaataataaggttAAACTATGTGTATTTATCTATGTATATACGATGATGTGTACAAATAAAAAAGTACGAGATAGATAAACAATCTATCATTGTCAGTCTGTCTTATTTTTAGGTATAtgatttttattagttattatacaTAAATTTGGCTCGACGAAAAATAAATTCCAACTGGTGACTTCTAAATAAATATGAAGacaataaaagataattaattgaATTATTTGTTTGAGAGTATATAAATATCATCTAATATAttaaatttagttattaaaattaactattatatttttatagtatactaaaataatttatatcaaaattcaatcttatagtataatttaaaattaacataTATTAAGTTTAAATATATTCTAAAATTATATTACAAActttatttataatcaaatatttaaaataataatcaaatttaaaagtctaaattcaaatttaaatttctatTATAATCAAACTATAATCAAGTTAAAAAGAGAATGAATTTTATACATGATTTTCATGAAGAACAAAACTAGAATCAACAATTCTGTTTACTCACACAAAATATAGTTTAAATTTAATccaattttatttgtttattttttcgaTAACTTATAGTATGTGGAATTCAATATTCGGTGAGTTGGAGATTTGAGTTTTCATTTTCTAATGAAGTAACTAAGTTATCATATGATAAtaaattagaaaagaaaactacggttctaataaaaaaaattcaattgcaTATTTATATTGCAATATTTGAATTTACCGTCAAAGCTATTGAAAAAAGTAATAAAGTAAAAGGGAGTGAATAGAATTGAAATGCATATCTTTGAATGGGGAGTTATagctaaataataattttttttaacaaaatgaataaccatcaatcaaataaaaatatactatactTTTAAATTATCtatttaaatcttaatattaaaataaccatccgtacaTCTAGTGAAATGTACATCCAATATATCTATTGTTtaaattgtttaatattttcattgtttacctatactttttctctTTGAATTTGTTGAGTAAGCAGAAATAAAAGAATGCGCAGAAGAAAGAATGTGATGgtgatgaaagaaaaaaaaatctagagaaccagcaattttattaaattttggtcaATATgtaactaataaaagaaaaatgaataattctatattattgaataaaattt includes:
- the LOC107609934 gene encoding receptor-like protein 12, whose amino-acid sequence is MMRCFTLLLLLLLLLHTPSSACSSVLPLCNHHDNSNLLQFKNSFAIKPSSYNYWACSSSYSNRNKTASWSNGTDCCEWDGVTCDTTSGHVIGLDLSCSMLEGEFHPNSTLFHLTHLQQLNLAFNHFSNSPIYPGIGNLVSLTHLNLSYSSFVGHIPSTISHLSKLLSLDLSSYDHELTLDESTWSRLIGNTTNLKELVLDEVDMSSIRETSLSLLMNLSSSLLILSLDDTGLHGKFPTRIFGLTNLEKLSLYGNHELKGELPKSNWSTPLRILDLSWTAFSEEIPDSISHLKSLNQLRLWHCQFDGLIPVSLCLSGNRLHGEIPSLLSNLKHLTDLDLSGNTFRCHIPDVFDNFTKLDTLQLSSNSLGGQVPPSLFRLTQLSVLDLSYNKLGGQLPPSLFDLTQLSYLRLSSNQLIGPIPSKNATLPKLETLDLGNNSINGTIPDWCYSLSSLKYLDLSMNQLTGPISKFSTYSLENLVLSNNKFQGDFPNSIFEFLKNLTRLDVSSNYLSGLLDFSYFSKLEKLNFLDLSNNKFLSVDSNSRVDYVLPQLEYLTFSSCSVTVFPSFLLRLQNLGSLDLSNNKIHGKIPNWFSDNLLHTWTSMFFIDLSFNQLQGDLPIPPNGINYFAVSNNNFTGGISSTICNASSLNALILSHNNLTGNIPQCLGSFPLLQVLDLQINNFHGSIPGNFSKNNAFETIKLNGNQLEGPIPQSLANCTKLEVLDLSDNNIEDVFPSRLEALQELQVLSLRNNKFHGTITCLSRKHPFPKLRIFDVSNNKFSGPLPMQYFEEFQGMMTLNDNTQADGLEYMSNHDNIRYNDSVVIIMKGQVREMKRILTIFTTIDLSNNLFEGKIPQILGELNFLRGLNLSHNKISGNIPKTLGNLTSLEWLDLSCNQLKGEIPMSLTNLNFLSVLNLSENQLEGVIPTGKQFNTFQNDSYRGNPMLCGFPLSKSCSNDEEQPPSVFPEAKESLFGWKQVVVGYGCGVVFGMFLGRLFIKTAKPLWLARLICGYT